Genomic DNA from Lactuca sativa cultivar Salinas chromosome 8, Lsat_Salinas_v11, whole genome shotgun sequence:
ctttctctctctagggttttgtTGCTTCACGATTGATGTTGAAGAGGacgaaagggaagggcctgaTGAAGAGACGATTTAGCCTAAAGACCGTTACTAATGACAAATCGATGACATGGAACCTTAAATTAAGGTAATCTATTTTTCTCATTTTCTCTTTCTCGATTACTTATTGACGTGCACAGTATCCACCACCATGACCAGCTTGTATTCTTACTCTCATCTTTTGTTGACTGTTAGATAAAActaattttccttttttttttaataatttaacaTATACAATGACTTTCTTGATTCTCTTTTGATTTTAGTAATCGTACATGAAAAAACCATCATGACCACCTTCAGAATATAGTTCTTTTAGTGCCTGGGTTTGCTGGATCTATTCTCAATGCTAATGATGTTGAAACAGGGAAAGAAGAGATGGTTTGGGGTTCAAATTGGGGAATTTGATTGTCAATTTTTGTGGGAAACTTTGCTGTCAGTTCGTACTGATTGAACAAAGTATGTTCTTATCTAACACTAAATTTATTAATCAGATTTCTAATATATCTACATGCCCTTCCAGATCATCTTTCTTGATGTTTTTTTATAATCGTCATACCCAGGGTATTTGTAGTCTTGTCATGGTTCTacttaattagggtttggaatatTCATATGAGACGCATTTGTGAATCAAGGTAATGGTTTCAATTTCGGTATGTCCTTTAAAAGCGGAGTTGTTCTTGATCAAAAAATAAGATATCTCAATTACCCTTTAACAACAGTGTCATCCGAAAATATACAGCAATAGTAGAATATCATTCCATCTTAATGTTTAATGACTATTGAGTATTGATTGCATGTCTATCATCCGAATATAAACGTCAATGATGTGCTAGAAATTGAAAATTTATAATGACTAACAATTCTTGGAGGCTCTTGAAACCTTTTTAATTGTGTGGTTTGAAAGTTTCCATTGTGATTACTTTGTTATCTCAAGTTTAGTGTGCTAGAATATGGAGATTTGGCAGGAGACATGTTTCTGAACCTTTGGATACCACTCGATAAATTTGTCGAGGATGAAAATGTAGTTGCAGGTAAGGATACATTATCTGTCAGATTAGTAATATGGTTTTTGTTGGTTACATAGATTGTAATTAATTCATATGAGATATAATAAGGTTAGGATGAGGACTTATTTGTGTTGAGAATTTAGTAGCATTTTCCCCAGATGTTGGTGGACTAGCTACAAGCTCGAGAGTTTCATGATCTTTTAATATTTTTCTTAGGTTAAAACTAACAGTTTATTTGTTATTTTCATACAAAAAATGAAAGGGATTATTTCACTAAATCCTTTTGCGGAATATAGAAACCTAGATTGCAAGTCAACCTCAGACCCTGTGGACTCATCAAACACTTTCACCGCTCCATTCCGAAACAAAATACTTCTATGGAGGTTAGTTTCCAAAAAACAATTTGATTCAACTTTGTGGGTTTTGGAATTTGACTTACTATTATCTGATATGGGACGGAATCAAGGAATATAAATAAGAGTACATAACATTAaatttcttgaatttaaaaaGAATGGATCTTGGTACTAGCATAAAAAGATATGAAAGTTAAAGTTGAATCCTActttaaagtttaaaaaaatgGCAACCAAGATTAATAAGATGCtattttcaaatttaaagtttgaatttatGTCTAATTGGAACCTGAA
This window encodes:
- the LOC128125865 gene encoding uncharacterized protein LOC128125865 isoform X1, producing the protein MPLHVYSVFKGFVASRLMLKRTKGKGLMKRRFSLKTVTNDKSMTWNLKLSVLEYGDLAGDMFLNLWIPLDKFVEDENVVAGIISLNPFAEYRNLDCKSTSDPVDSSNTFTAPFRNKILLWRLVSKKQFDSTLWVLEFDLLLSDMGRNQGI
- the LOC128125865 gene encoding uncharacterized protein LOC128125865 isoform X3, producing the protein MPLHVYSVFKGFVASRLMLKRTKGKGLMKRRFSLKTVTNDKSMTWNLKLSVLEYGDLAGDMFLNLWIPLDKFVEDENVVAGIISLNPFAEYRNLDCKSTSDPVDSSNTFTAPFRNKILLWRYAATKTR
- the LOC128125865 gene encoding uncharacterized protein LOC128125865 isoform X4, producing the protein MPLHVYSVFKGFVASRLMLKRTKGKGLMKRRFSLKTVTNDKSMTWNLKLSVLEYGDLAGDMFLNLWIPLDKFVEDENVVAGIISLNPFAEYRNLDCKSTSDPVDSSNTFTAPFRNKILLWR
- the LOC128125865 gene encoding uncharacterized protein LOC128125865 isoform X2, whose amino-acid sequence is MPLHVYSVFKGFVASRLMLKRTKGKGLMKRRFSLKTVTNDKSMTWNLKLSVLEYGDLAGDMFLNLWIPLDKFVEDENVVAGIISLNPFAEYRNLDCKSTSDPVDSSNTFTAPFRNKILLWREHTNPSHLELQKNCKSRKKMHMGETFSH